From Cecembia calidifontis, one genomic window encodes:
- a CDS encoding aminopeptidase: MNTLKELLHIDSVSGDESKMTDFLIRYTHKRMSSWKVTPEIYFGDDFHDCLLLKFGNPTTAVFAHIDTIGFMARYENQLVPVGGPEIIEGCYLVGMDSLGPIRCKLHTYEGAAYHDFGRPIERGTRLSFEQSIKIDEEFIEAAYLDNRLGIYNALQLCETLENGWVVFSTYEEHGGGSIPYLLNFIQKRAPIKQALISDITWVTDGVHHGEGVAISIRDKFIPRKKFLDKVIGLAEKSSIPFQLEVEAAGGSDGREIQFSPYAIDWCFIGAPEDHVHTPHEKVALKDLDAMIKMYQFLMKHL, encoded by the coding sequence ATGAATACACTTAAAGAATTACTTCATATTGACAGTGTTTCGGGTGATGAATCCAAAATGACAGATTTTCTCATTCGTTACACCCATAAACGAATGTCGTCCTGGAAGGTTACACCGGAAATTTATTTTGGTGATGATTTTCATGATTGTTTATTGCTCAAATTTGGCAATCCAACTACCGCTGTCTTTGCTCATATAGATACTATTGGCTTTATGGCAAGATATGAAAACCAATTGGTACCAGTCGGCGGCCCTGAAATCATCGAAGGCTGTTATTTAGTTGGAATGGACAGTCTAGGCCCTATCCGATGTAAACTACACACTTATGAAGGTGCTGCCTACCACGATTTTGGCAGACCCATAGAAAGAGGAACCAGACTTTCTTTTGAGCAGTCTATCAAAATAGATGAGGAATTCATTGAAGCGGCCTATTTAGACAACAGGTTGGGCATTTACAATGCATTGCAATTATGCGAAACCTTGGAAAACGGATGGGTGGTTTTCTCCACTTATGAGGAACATGGAGGAGGCAGTATACCCTACCTTCTGAATTTTATTCAAAAAAGGGCTCCTATTAAACAGGCTTTGATTTCAGACATCACCTGGGTAACTGATGGCGTGCACCATGGAGAAGGAGTAGCAATTTCCATCCGGGATAAGTTTATTCCAAGAAAAAAATTCTTAGATAAAGTAATTGGACTGGCTGAAAAAAGCAGTATTCCTTTCCAACTTGAGGTGGAAGCAGCTGGCGGCAGTGATGGACGCGAGATCCAATTCTCACCTTATGCTATTGATTGGTGCTTTATCGGCGCACCGGAAGACCATGTACATACCCCTCATGAAAAGGTAGCGCTCAAGGACCTAGATGCCATGATCAAGATGTACCAGTTTCTTATGAAGCATCTATAG
- a CDS encoding adenylate kinase produces MLNIVLFGPPGAGKGTQSEKIIAKYNLTHLSTGDLFRKHLGEGTELGKLARKYMDEGKLVPDEVVIDMVDDKIANTPETNGFIFDGFPRTVAQAEALDKLMQRKGTQIAGMIALDVAEEVLKERIRERGKTSGRVDDQDEAKIETRIKVYLDETLPVADYYDKQGKLTKINGVGSIDGIFQEISNVIDSY; encoded by the coding sequence ATGCTAAACATCGTTTTATTTGGACCTCCCGGAGCAGGCAAAGGCACACAAAGCGAAAAAATCATCGCTAAGTATAATCTGACCCATTTATCCACAGGTGACCTGTTCAGGAAGCACCTTGGGGAAGGGACCGAATTGGGCAAATTGGCAAGGAAATACATGGATGAGGGAAAATTGGTTCCTGATGAAGTAGTAATTGACATGGTGGATGATAAAATTGCCAACACTCCCGAAACCAACGGATTTATTTTCGATGGTTTTCCAAGAACTGTTGCCCAAGCTGAAGCCCTGGACAAACTCATGCAGAGGAAGGGGACCCAAATTGCCGGTATGATAGCATTGGATGTAGCCGAGGAAGTACTCAAAGAAAGGATACGCGAAAGAGGAAAAACCTCCGGGAGAGTAGATGATCAGGATGAAGCCAAAATTGAGACTAGAATTAAGGTATACCTGGACGAAACACTTCCTGTAGCAGACTACTATGATAAGCAGGGCAAGCTTACCAAAATCAATGGAGTGGGCAGCATTGATGGGATTTTTCAGGAAATCTCAAATGTCATTGACAGTTATTGA
- a CDS encoding IS1380 family transposase: MKITNSTEKITPFGGFNFVFNSFKNSGLPELIDNQLGVRALRGGFSYSDIFANHMAIFFNGGDCTEDINVHLRDALEQVPSFSVCSADTILRGIKELAVDTELFINPSSGVSHEFNINGKLNSLLLKSACKTGLLKSGVVYDLDYDNTVIPTEKYDSKKTYKHVYGYQPGVASIAHPEFSQAIPVYVEGRNGNSQAKYLQADTLTRMFGQLTNENIRIGRFRADSASYQEEVLRTLEAHTESFYIRANRCAKLDNILGSIAPEKWQKIRLGVQEMEVTDLSDYKPFGKDRSYRLVITRIRRKDGQADVFSGDAFTYRAILTNEHTSSNEAVVRFYNARGASERLFDVLNNDFGWSKLPCSFLAENTSFMLMTAMYANFYTYIIGEYSRKVDWLKPTDRLKKFIFRFITVSAKWIRTGRREVLKLFTSKDYKPILN; this comes from the coding sequence ATGAAAATTACGAATTCGACAGAAAAAATCACACCTTTCGGAGGTTTTAATTTTGTTTTTAACTCTTTCAAAAATTCTGGTCTCCCAGAACTCATTGATAATCAATTGGGGGTTAGAGCCTTAAGGGGAGGGTTTTCATACAGTGACATTTTCGCCAATCATATGGCTATTTTCTTTAATGGTGGCGACTGTACTGAAGATATCAATGTTCACTTGAGAGACGCACTTGAACAGGTCCCTTCATTTTCAGTATGCAGTGCCGATACAATTCTGAGAGGTATCAAAGAGCTTGCTGTTGATACAGAACTCTTTATAAATCCGTCCAGTGGAGTAAGCCATGAATTTAATATCAATGGAAAACTCAACAGCTTGTTGTTAAAATCAGCTTGTAAGACCGGATTACTCAAGTCAGGTGTTGTTTACGACCTCGATTATGACAACACCGTCATTCCAACTGAAAAGTACGATTCAAAAAAGACATATAAACACGTCTATGGATATCAGCCAGGTGTAGCTTCCATAGCACATCCTGAATTTTCACAGGCCATTCCTGTGTACGTAGAGGGCAGAAATGGCAACAGTCAGGCCAAATATTTGCAGGCTGATACACTTACACGCATGTTTGGGCAGCTTACCAATGAAAATATCCGTATCGGAAGGTTCAGAGCCGATTCAGCATCCTATCAGGAAGAAGTTCTCCGCACACTGGAAGCACATACCGAAAGCTTTTATATACGGGCAAACAGATGTGCCAAACTGGATAATATCCTTGGAAGTATAGCCCCTGAGAAGTGGCAGAAAATACGTTTGGGTGTACAGGAAATGGAAGTTACTGACCTATCCGACTACAAACCTTTCGGTAAAGACAGGTCTTACAGGCTGGTCATTACCAGAATCAGGCGTAAAGACGGGCAGGCAGATGTGTTTAGTGGAGATGCATTTACTTACAGGGCTATTCTGACCAATGAACATACATCGTCCAATGAAGCTGTTGTAAGGTTTTATAACGCCCGGGGTGCAAGCGAACGCTTGTTTGATGTACTCAACAATGACTTTGGCTGGTCTAAGTTGCCCTGTTCGTTCCTTGCAGAGAATACCTCCTTTATGCTTATGACGGCTATGTATGCCAATTTTTACACCTATATCATTGGAGAGTATTCCAGAAAAGTTGATTGGCTTAAGCCTACCGACAGGCTCAAGAAGTTTATCTTCAGATTTATCACTGTTTCAGCCAAGTGGATAAGAACGGGAAGAAGAGAAGTGCTCAAACTGTTCACGAGTAAGGATTACAAGCCGATTTTGAACTAA
- the obgE gene encoding GTPase ObgE has translation MAESNFIDYVKFCSRSGAGGAGSVHFRREKHVPKGGPDGGDGGRGGHIILRGNAQLWTLLHLKYKKHVIAEDGKGGEGGRRKGRDGKDVVLEVPLGTVAKDAETGEVRFEITEDGQEVILTPGGRGGLGNDHFKTSTNQAPHFAQPGEPGIEEWIILELKLLADVGLVGFPNAGKSTLLSSISAAKPEIGDYPFTTLVPNLGVIPYRDGKSFVMADIPGIIEGASEGRGLGLRFLRHIERNSILLFMIPADADSISGQYKILFGELQKYNPELLDKKRLLAITKSDMLDEELMEQMKSEIPKDLPSVFISSVTGYNLDRLKDMLWQAINMP, from the coding sequence GTGGCAGAAAGCAATTTCATTGATTACGTAAAATTTTGCTCAAGATCAGGGGCTGGGGGTGCAGGCTCAGTACATTTCCGAAGGGAAAAACATGTCCCGAAAGGTGGCCCGGACGGTGGTGATGGAGGAAGGGGCGGCCACATCATTTTGCGTGGCAATGCCCAACTTTGGACCCTATTACACCTTAAATATAAGAAACATGTAATTGCAGAAGATGGCAAAGGCGGAGAAGGAGGAAGAAGAAAGGGACGTGACGGAAAAGATGTTGTTTTGGAAGTACCTTTGGGCACGGTTGCCAAAGATGCAGAAACAGGGGAAGTCAGATTTGAAATCACCGAAGATGGACAAGAAGTAATTTTGACACCTGGGGGAAGAGGTGGTTTAGGGAACGATCATTTTAAAACCTCCACCAATCAGGCGCCACATTTCGCCCAGCCCGGTGAGCCAGGTATTGAAGAATGGATCATTCTCGAACTCAAATTGCTTGCAGACGTGGGTTTGGTAGGTTTCCCAAATGCGGGCAAATCCACTTTACTTTCCAGTATTTCTGCCGCCAAACCTGAAATCGGAGATTATCCATTTACCACTTTAGTTCCCAATCTGGGTGTTATCCCATACAGGGATGGTAAATCCTTTGTCATGGCCGACATTCCGGGGATTATCGAAGGAGCATCTGAAGGCAGGGGGCTTGGTCTGAGGTTCTTGAGACACATCGAAAGAAACTCTATTCTTCTTTTTATGATACCAGCTGATGCTGACAGTATCTCAGGCCAATACAAAATCTTGTTTGGAGAACTTCAAAAATACAACCCTGAACTGTTGGATAAGAAACGGCTCCTGGCGATTACTAAATCAGATATGCTGGATGAAGAATTAATGGAACAAATGAAATCAGAAATCCCAAAAGACCTTCCATCGGTTTTCATTTCATCCGTGACGGGATACAACTTAGACAGGCTAAAAGACATGCTTTGGCAGGCCATCAATATGCCATAA
- a CDS encoding nucleotide exchange factor GrpE produces the protein MSEKETIKDEPTASQEQELTENVKEQETNASPEADQSKEEKLQLEVEDLKDKYLRLYSEFENYRRRTSKERLDLIKTASEDLIKEILPILDDFERAFKASEKEDDAAKVREGHELVFHKLVKTLENKGVKVMENLIGNPFDADTQEAITQIPAPTEDMKGKVIDVVEKGYTLGEKVIRFAKVVTGS, from the coding sequence ATGAGTGAGAAAGAAACCATAAAAGATGAGCCAACCGCTTCCCAGGAACAGGAGCTTACAGAAAATGTGAAGGAGCAAGAAACCAATGCTTCACCAGAAGCAGATCAATCCAAAGAAGAAAAGCTTCAACTGGAAGTGGAAGACCTCAAGGACAAATACCTAAGACTTTACTCTGAATTTGAAAATTATAGAAGGAGAACTTCCAAAGAACGTTTGGATCTGATCAAAACAGCTTCTGAGGACCTTATCAAAGAGATTCTCCCGATATTGGATGATTTTGAGCGTGCATTTAAGGCCAGTGAAAAAGAAGATGATGCCGCCAAAGTCAGGGAAGGACATGAGCTGGTTTTCCATAAACTGGTAAAAACTTTGGAAAACAAAGGGGTAAAGGTAATGGAAAATCTGATCGGTAATCCATTTGATGCGGATACGCAGGAAGCAATCACCCAAATCCCTGCTCCTACCGAAGACATGAAGGGCAAGGTTATAGATGTAGTGGAGAAAGGATATACTCTAGGAGAAAAAGTAATCCGATTTGCAAAGGTAGTAACAGGATCTTAA
- the dnaJ gene encoding molecular chaperone DnaJ — MAKRDYYEVLGVSKSASPEEIKKAYRKLAIQYHPDKNPDNPEAEEKFKEAAEAYEVLSNPEKRQRYDQFGHQGLGGNGGFGAGGMNMEDIFSQFGDIFGGGGFESFFGGGRSGRRTKKGTNLRVKLKLNLREIANGVEKKIKVKRQVLADGVTFKTCSTCQGSGQIKKVVNTMLGQMVSASTCHVCGGNGQIVDKKPAEADARGLILKEEVITINIPAGVADGMQLSMSGKGNETAGGIPGDLLIVIEEIEGDILHRDGNNVVYDLYISFIDAALGAQIEVPTIDGKVKIKIEPGTQSGKILRLKGKGIRDINGYSRGDQLIHVNVWTPKQLSKEERQILEGLRNSENFKPSPDSGEKSFFDKMKEFF, encoded by the coding sequence ATGGCAAAAAGAGATTATTATGAGGTATTGGGAGTCTCCAAAAGCGCAAGCCCGGAGGAGATAAAAAAGGCCTACAGAAAGCTGGCCATCCAATACCATCCCGATAAAAACCCTGACAATCCGGAAGCTGAGGAAAAATTCAAGGAGGCAGCAGAAGCCTATGAAGTCCTGAGCAATCCTGAAAAACGTCAGCGATATGACCAATTCGGCCATCAGGGGCTTGGTGGTAATGGCGGCTTCGGAGCCGGCGGCATGAATATGGAAGACATATTCTCCCAATTTGGAGATATCTTTGGAGGAGGAGGGTTTGAATCCTTCTTTGGTGGCGGAAGAAGCGGCAGAAGGACAAAAAAAGGCACTAACCTCAGGGTAAAACTCAAATTGAACCTTAGGGAAATTGCCAATGGCGTGGAAAAGAAAATCAAGGTCAAGCGCCAGGTGCTCGCAGACGGTGTTACATTCAAAACATGTAGTACCTGTCAAGGTTCAGGTCAGATCAAAAAAGTGGTCAATACCATGCTTGGCCAGATGGTTTCAGCAAGCACTTGCCATGTTTGTGGTGGCAATGGTCAGATCGTGGACAAAAAGCCCGCTGAAGCAGATGCCAGGGGATTGATCCTCAAAGAGGAAGTCATTACTATTAATATTCCGGCCGGTGTAGCTGACGGCATGCAGCTGAGCATGTCCGGCAAAGGAAACGAAACTGCCGGAGGTATCCCGGGAGATCTGCTGATCGTAATTGAAGAAATTGAGGGCGATATACTTCACAGAGATGGCAACAATGTAGTCTATGACTTATATATAAGCTTTATAGATGCGGCTCTTGGTGCACAAATCGAGGTTCCAACCATCGATGGAAAAGTTAAGATAAAAATCGAACCAGGAACACAAAGCGGAAAAATCTTAAGACTGAAAGGCAAAGGTATCAGGGATATCAATGGATACAGCAGAGGAGACCAACTCATCCATGTGAATGTTTGGACGCCAAAACAACTCAGCAAAGAGGAAAGACAAATCCTTGAAGGCCTGAGAAATTCCGAGAATTTCAAACCTTCCCCTGACTCAGGGGAAAAGAGTTTTTTCGATAAGATGAAAGAATTCTTCTAA
- a CDS encoding ABC transporter ATP-binding protein gives MYILEIQHLNKSYGNTKALHEIDLLIPKGMIFGILGPNGAGKTSLIRIINQIIDKDSGKIFFKGEPLQRKHISQIGYLPEERGLYKKMNVWDQLVYFARLKGLSAHEANTKVNHWLEKLEIAHWKQKRIDDLSKGMAQKIQFISAVIHGPELIILDEPFSGFDPVNAEVIKNEILELRARGATLLLSTHRMESVEQLCDEIAMFNKSEKILSGRLSDIKNQFRKNEFEISIQVTNEEAIPNSWKLRAEGPEKTYIAGLDQKTTNELLETAMEIGQVKGFKEILPTMEQIFIQQVKNHSNG, from the coding sequence TTGTATATTCTAGAAATACAACATCTCAACAAGTCATACGGAAATACCAAAGCCCTTCATGAGATTGACCTGCTCATACCCAAAGGAATGATTTTTGGCATTCTTGGGCCAAATGGTGCCGGAAAGACCTCCTTGATCCGGATCATTAATCAGATTATAGACAAAGATTCAGGAAAAATATTCTTCAAGGGAGAACCATTGCAGAGAAAACATATCAGCCAGATAGGATATCTTCCTGAAGAAAGAGGTCTGTACAAAAAAATGAATGTGTGGGATCAACTGGTCTACTTTGCCAGACTGAAAGGCCTCTCTGCCCACGAAGCCAACACCAAAGTCAACCATTGGCTGGAAAAACTGGAAATTGCCCATTGGAAGCAAAAAAGAATAGATGACCTTTCTAAAGGTATGGCCCAGAAGATTCAGTTTATCTCTGCCGTCATCCATGGACCAGAACTGATTATTCTGGACGAGCCTTTTTCAGGTTTTGATCCGGTCAATGCAGAAGTCATCAAAAATGAAATCCTTGAACTGAGAGCAAGAGGTGCTACTCTCCTACTTTCCACCCATAGAATGGAATCCGTGGAGCAGTTGTGTGATGAAATCGCCATGTTCAACAAATCTGAAAAAATTCTCTCCGGGAGGCTTTCGGACATTAAAAACCAATTCCGGAAAAATGAATTTGAAATCAGCATTCAGGTCACAAATGAAGAAGCCATTCCAAATTCCTGGAAATTGCGGGCTGAGGGGCCTGAAAAAACCTATATAGCTGGTTTAGACCAAAAAACCACCAATGAGCTGCTGGAGACAGCCATGGAAATAGGTCAGGTCAAGGGTTTTAAGGAAATACTCCCCACCATGGAACAAATATTTATCCAACAAGTAAAAAACCACAGCAATGGATAA
- a CDS encoding ABC transporter permease — MDKVWLVIKREYLSRVQKKSFLLATILTPLIFPAIMGLFLWIAFDDMERPTLSIIEVVDENNLFFVESSEQYAFSFSNTPLEEAKRMVREGERFGLLYIPVLDLTKPSGITFYSEKTPSMGLISFIEGSLKRRIEEQRMYKAGLDPEILSAYRTKVNIQTVNLDTSGQEKISDATVNYVLGFFSGILIYIFIFVYGNQIMQGVIEEKSSRIIEILVSSIKPFQLMVGKIIGIGAVGLTQFLIWIVLISTVSAFVMGYLGMNMPQQEILSATNPELAQDISPDKGWIQAVQVIQDINFVQLIFTFIFYFIGGYLLYGALFAAIGAAVDAPSEAQQFMLPITIPLLIAYMGLFIFVLDDPNSNPSFWLSIIPFTSPIGMMGRASYGIPTSDLLLSMGLLVAGFLFSTWIASKIYRIGILIHGTKVNYKTLWKWLRSE, encoded by the coding sequence ATGGATAAGGTCTGGCTTGTTATCAAAAGAGAATACCTGTCCCGGGTACAAAAAAAGTCATTTCTTCTGGCCACGATTCTCACCCCGCTGATATTCCCTGCGATCATGGGTTTATTCCTTTGGATCGCCTTCGATGATATGGAAAGGCCCACACTGAGTATTATTGAGGTGGTGGATGAAAACAACCTGTTTTTTGTCGAAAGCTCGGAACAATATGCCTTTTCTTTTTCCAATACCCCATTGGAAGAGGCCAAGCGGATGGTAAGAGAAGGAGAAAGGTTTGGACTTTTATACATACCGGTCCTTGATCTCACAAAACCAAGTGGAATCACCTTTTACAGTGAAAAAACGCCCAGCATGGGACTTATTTCTTTCATCGAGGGCAGTCTCAAAAGGAGAATTGAAGAACAGCGTATGTACAAGGCGGGATTAGATCCCGAAATTCTTTCAGCTTACCGAACCAAAGTCAATATACAGACGGTCAATCTGGATACTTCAGGTCAGGAAAAAATATCAGATGCTACTGTAAATTATGTTTTGGGCTTCTTTTCAGGAATCCTGATCTACATTTTCATTTTTGTGTATGGCAATCAGATCATGCAGGGGGTGATTGAAGAAAAATCAAGCAGGATCATTGAAATACTGGTTTCCTCTATCAAGCCTTTTCAGCTAATGGTAGGGAAGATAATTGGCATAGGGGCAGTGGGACTTACCCAATTCCTTATTTGGATTGTATTGATCAGCACAGTTTCCGCCTTTGTAATGGGTTATTTGGGAATGAACATGCCACAACAGGAAATATTATCAGCAACAAATCCTGAGCTTGCACAGGACATTTCCCCTGACAAGGGCTGGATACAGGCTGTTCAGGTAATTCAGGATATTAATTTTGTGCAATTGATATTCACCTTTATTTTTTACTTTATAGGAGGTTATCTTTTGTACGGGGCATTATTTGCAGCTATAGGTGCCGCTGTGGACGCGCCTTCAGAAGCCCAGCAGTTTATGCTTCCCATTACTATTCCATTGTTGATTGCCTATATGGGGCTATTCATTTTTGTTTTGGATGATCCCAATAGCAACCCTTCTTTTTGGTTGTCAATTATTCCATTTACTTCTCCCATCGGCATGATGGGCAGGGCGAGTTACGGCATTCCCACATCTGATCTCCTGCTTTCCATGGGATTGCTGGTTGCTGGATTCCTTTTCAGTACCTGGATAGCATCAAAAATATACCGGATTGGAATCCTCATCCATGGCACCAAAGTCAATTACAAAACCTTATGGAAATGGTTAAGGTCTGAATAA
- a CDS encoding UPF0158 family protein yields the protein MLTLSEKEVENIAAQLLKGMICFYQLDKKKIHHLPDDEDYFNYDLTPEEEDILDEIDENPDNFAEFTKMEPAQEHQMMENFAERIVKERNFQDELYNALSKPKAATAFKFLIDSSGKYNERWIEYRLQRYKDWVKEQVDSFNYAEE from the coding sequence ATGCTTACCCTATCAGAAAAAGAAGTTGAAAACATAGCGGCACAGCTGCTGAAAGGGATGATCTGTTTTTATCAATTGGATAAGAAAAAAATTCATCACTTGCCCGATGACGAAGATTATTTCAACTATGACCTTACCCCAGAGGAAGAGGATATTTTAGATGAAATAGATGAAAATCCGGATAATTTTGCTGAATTCACCAAGATGGAACCCGCACAGGAACATCAGATGATGGAGAATTTTGCGGAAAGGATTGTTAAGGAAAGGAATTTCCAGGATGAACTTTATAACGCATTAAGTAAACCCAAGGCTGCAACCGCCTTCAAATTCCTCATTGACAGTTCGGGGAAATACAATGAAAGATGGATAGAGTACCGATTGCAGCGGTACAAAGATTGGGTCAAAGAACAAGTTGATAGTTTCAATTATGCAGAAGAATAA
- a CDS encoding cytidine deaminase, giving the protein MQEKIEMKVSLTVYPTADWSEEDRVLVGMAKEIMEKAHAPYSDFLVGAALLLENGEKLMANNQENVSFPVGVCAERAVLSYAMANFPMSKPLKIVISAKKRNGNKFATVTPCGLCRQTINEYENKFQAPIQVMMLTPEGNLLVADGIEQLLPFRFNDLNS; this is encoded by the coding sequence ATGCAGGAAAAAATTGAAATGAAAGTGTCCCTGACGGTATATCCGACAGCGGATTGGTCGGAGGAAGATCGGGTGTTGGTTGGTATGGCAAAAGAAATTATGGAAAAAGCCCATGCTCCTTATTCAGACTTTTTGGTCGGGGCGGCACTATTACTTGAAAATGGAGAAAAATTAATGGCCAATAATCAGGAGAACGTATCATTTCCTGTTGGGGTATGTGCCGAAAGGGCTGTCCTGAGCTATGCCATGGCCAATTTTCCGATGTCAAAACCCCTTAAAATCGTCATTTCAGCAAAAAAAAGAAATGGAAATAAATTTGCCACCGTTACTCCGTGCGGACTTTGCAGGCAGACCATCAATGAGTATGAGAACAAATTCCAGGCACCTATTCAGGTCATGATGCTGACACCAGAGGGTAATTTGCTGGTAGCGGATGGTATTGAGCAGCTCCTTCCCTTCAGATTTAATGATTTGAACAGTTAA
- a CDS encoding saccharopine dehydrogenase family protein, translating to MQNILIIGAGKSSAYLIDFLLETSIEKNRQITVADLQEELALKKIKEHPHAKASSIRLEDDLSRKKLIQQNDLVISMLPAFLHPVIAKDCLELGKHFFTASYESEELRKLKTQIESKNLLFLNECGLDPGLDHMSAMQVIEREKALGHEILSFKSYTGGVLAPESEDNPWKYKFTWNPRNVVLAGQGVSRYIRNGKYKYIPYHMLFQRLDKISFEEAGEFDGYANRDSLIYRKVYGLEEIPTLLRGTLRRSGFCQSWNVFVQLGMTDDSFEMALPETYTYRDFLDSFLPYHETKIMEEKLKEILPWVDKEVMEKIQWLGFFNQESLPKFQGSPAAILQAILEKKWALKENDRDMIVMQHLFDIKTPKGIKRVVSSLVSKGENQEYTAMAKTVGLPLAIAVDMFLDGKIKDKGLKIPIAKSIYEPILQELEKHHIHFKEQEWKL from the coding sequence ATGCAAAATATCCTGATCATCGGTGCAGGTAAATCCTCAGCTTACCTGATAGATTTTCTCCTTGAAACTTCCATTGAAAAAAACAGACAAATAACAGTAGCAGACCTACAGGAGGAGCTTGCTTTGAAAAAAATCAAGGAACATCCCCATGCCAAAGCCAGCTCCATCAGGCTTGAAGATGATCTAAGCAGAAAAAAACTTATCCAACAAAATGATCTTGTAATTTCCATGCTTCCGGCATTTTTACATCCTGTCATCGCAAAAGACTGCCTGGAACTTGGGAAACATTTTTTCACAGCCTCTTATGAATCGGAAGAATTGAGAAAACTCAAAACCCAAATTGAATCAAAAAACCTGTTGTTTCTCAATGAATGTGGACTTGATCCTGGTTTAGACCACATGTCCGCCATGCAGGTGATAGAAAGGGAAAAAGCCCTTGGACATGAGATACTGTCATTTAAATCTTACACAGGAGGTGTCCTGGCTCCGGAAAGTGAAGACAATCCTTGGAAGTATAAGTTTACCTGGAATCCAAGAAATGTGGTGCTGGCCGGGCAGGGTGTCTCCAGGTATATCCGCAATGGAAAATACAAATATATCCCCTATCATATGCTCTTTCAGCGGTTGGACAAGATCAGCTTTGAAGAAGCGGGTGAATTTGACGGCTATGCCAATAGGGACTCTTTGATATACAGAAAAGTTTATGGACTCGAAGAAATCCCAACCTTATTGAGGGGCACTTTAAGAAGAAGCGGATTCTGCCAAAGCTGGAATGTGTTTGTACAATTGGGAATGACTGATGACAGCTTTGAAATGGCACTCCCAGAAACTTATACCTATCGGGATTTTTTGGATTCATTCCTTCCCTATCATGAAACAAAAATCATGGAGGAAAAACTGAAAGAAATCCTGCCCTGGGTGGACAAAGAAGTTATGGAAAAAATTCAGTGGCTGGGTTTTTTCAATCAGGAATCTTTACCCAAATTCCAGGGAAGCCCTGCTGCTATTCTTCAGGCCATTTTGGAAAAAAAATGGGCTTTGAAGGAAAATGACAGGGACATGATAGTCATGCAGCACCTTTTTGACATAAAAACACCCAAAGGCATCAAACGTGTTGTGTCAAGCTTGGTGTCCAAAGGAGAAAACCAGGAATATACTGCCATGGCCAAAACTGTTGGTTTGCCTTTGGCCATCGCAGTAGACATGTTTTTGGATGGAAAAATCAAGGACAAGGGCTTAAAAATCCCTATCGCCAAATCCATCTATGAGCCTATCTTACAGGAGTTGGAGAAACACCATATCCACTTTAAGGAACAGGAATGGAAATTATGA